DNA sequence from the Methanolobus sp. ZRKC5 genome:
ACCACTACGGGCAGGTTCATCTCCTCATTCATCCTCTTAATGATACGACGGGTTGAGCGTGCTGGCTGACCCTTAAGGTGCACAAGTATTGCATCATTCCTTTCATCAAAACCATTCTCAATAAGTCTGGCATACATACCACCAGTCTCAATGGCAATTATGAATTTTGCATCAGTGTCCAGGAATTCAATATTCTCTACATTAAAAGGAATCTGATAGCCACTTTCACCAATATCCTCCTGGCAATGGATAATTCGATCACCACGCTTGGTCTCCTCACGCAGACGAATTGGACCGAACATAGTAGCACCATCTTCTTCAGGACGCATATGGAAATATTCCCTCTGAAGACCGGATATTATCTCAAGGTCCTCTATAAGCCGGTCACTTTCGGGCTGCTCGCGGAACTTGGCTATATCCCAGTTTTCCGAAATATAATATAACTCCCTTAAGGTTGAGCCCCTGTTCTGTCCCAGGTGATTATTCACAAGAAAATCAATCACATGAGAAGTCTTCAATAACTGGAAAGCACCCTTTACGGTTTTTGCACTTCGCTCTGTTTCCCTGTCACCATACACCCAGACATCGCTGTCTTCACTGTACTCTATATTTGCCTTTGTACGACTGGGAAGAGAGACTTTTGGGACAATCTCATCAATGAACTGATCATAAAATTCCCCTGCAAGACCCAATAAACGGTTGCTTGCTATCTCATCATGTTCCTTTTTCTGTTGGGATATCTCTTTTGCCATTCATTCACCCCTTTATAGCTTTAGCACCGGTAACAATCTCTTCATCAAGACCCTCAACTATTAGAGAAGGCAGTCTTGAGACCTCTGCATCATCAAGAGTTGCTACAGAATACTTTACAACCTTAGAAGAATCCGGAGAGACAGTGAGGTCCCATATATAATCAAAATCATTACCCATATTTATGACCTTAGGCTCAGGAACTGCGTTTTCTATTTCAAATGGAACCATATCATGGACCTTGAAATCCTGTTTCTTGCTGGAAAAATTCTTGACCCTTATAGACACATCAACTCCTTCATTACCATTAGATTCAACTATCCTTTCAACAAGAAGGTTACCCATAACCTTCGCAACAACAGGATTGATGTCAGGAACCTCACGATTAAGAGTTTCAGCCAGTTTCTTTGCCATTTTTGGAAGCACTTTTGTTATTATTACTTCTTTCTCACGTCTCTTTTTGAGACTATCACGCTTGTTAAGATACCGATTCATTTTCCTTGAAACTTCCTTTATTGCCAGCTCAACCTCATCCTTTATCTCAGGAATATCAGCAACTGCATCTTTGGATTCGGAAGTAAAAGGAACATTTGTTGAAGCAACGTGTACCAGAATAACGACAGGCCCTGAAGGCAATCCGCCACCTGGCTGATTCAACCCATACTGCTTCCATTTAATTGACTCGATGGCATGCGTGATCACACAGCCACCCTGCTGGTACAGAAGAGGGACCCTGTTTGCAAAGCGCATGATGTCCACACGATCATCCTTTTGCAATTCGCCACCAAATGCAATACCCACTTCAACAATGAACGGGCTTCCAGCGTAAACTGAAGGACTTCTGGTCGTGGTGGCTATGAAATCGACACTGAACTCTTTTTCAAGTCCTTTG
Encoded proteins:
- a CDS encoding DNA topoisomerase IV subunit A; the encoded protein is MAKEISQQKKEHDEIASNRLLGLAGEFYDQFIDEIVPKVSLPSRTKANIEYSEDSDVWVYGDRETERSAKTVKGAFQLLKTSHVIDFLVNNHLGQNRGSTLRELYYISENWDIAKFREQPESDRLIEDLEIISGLQREYFHMRPEEDGATMFGPIRLREETKRGDRIIHCQEDIGESGYQIPFNVENIEFLDTDAKFIIAIETGGMYARLIENGFDERNDAILVHLKGQPARSTRRIIKRMNEEMNLPVVVFTDGDPWSYRIFASVAYGAIKSAHLSEYMATPGAQFIGVQPSDIVEYELSTDKLTDKDVAALRSELTDPRFESDYWKEQISLQLDINKKAEQQAFAGKGLDFVTDKYLPERLTELGIL